The Acidobacteriota bacterium genome includes a region encoding these proteins:
- a CDS encoding M2 family metallopeptidase — protein sequence MSLTSLQTRLRTVYLPLAAAAAVPFAGCAGEARPSAAEFTAAAEETILEHYYDGSRASWVQSTYINEDTNALAARAGAEALTRAIDFAQEAATYDAASEADEVARKLNLLRGGLTIAAPADEVKIEELSQITTRMEAAYGAGRHCPSGPDSCRTLDDLEDVIDNSRDAGALLDAWEGWRTISPPMKADYQRFVELSNEGARGLGYDDTGAMWRSGYDMAPDDFAAETDRLWEQVKPLYDDLHCHVRAELAEEYGPGVVDPEGPIPAHVLGNMWAQTWSNVFDLAAPEAADPGYDLTEILQGRQTSEREMVEIAEGFFTSLGMEALPDTFWRRSQFLRPRDRDVVCHASAWQLDLDEDVRIKMCIQINAEDFSTIHHELGHTYYQLGYRELPPLFRDSANDGFHEALGDTISLSVTPGYLVDIGLLDEEPPAEADLSLLMRMALDKIAFLPFGLLVDRWRWGVFSGETPPEEYNAAWWRLREQYQGVTAPSARTEEDFDPGAKYHVPGNTPYTRYFLAHILQFQFHRDLCAAMGYEGPLHRCSIYGNEVAGSRLRDMMAMGLSRPWPDALEAIGGSREMDATAILDYFAPLADWLKDQNEGRTCGWS from the coding sequence ATGTCGCTGACTTCGCTTCAAACTCGACTCCGCACCGTCTACCTGCCTCTGGCCGCTGCTGCTGCCGTCCCGTTTGCCGGCTGCGCGGGCGAAGCGCGGCCGTCCGCGGCCGAGTTCACGGCGGCGGCCGAGGAGACGATTCTCGAGCACTACTACGACGGCAGCCGCGCGTCCTGGGTGCAGTCGACGTACATCAACGAGGACACGAACGCCCTGGCCGCCCGTGCCGGAGCGGAGGCGCTGACCCGCGCGATCGACTTCGCGCAGGAGGCGGCGACCTACGACGCTGCGTCGGAGGCGGACGAGGTGGCGCGCAAGCTCAACCTGCTGCGGGGAGGGCTGACGATAGCCGCGCCGGCCGACGAGGTGAAGATCGAGGAACTGAGTCAGATCACGACCAGGATGGAAGCGGCCTACGGCGCTGGCCGGCACTGTCCGAGCGGGCCGGACTCCTGCCGGACGCTCGACGACCTGGAGGACGTGATCGACAACAGCCGGGACGCCGGCGCGCTGCTCGACGCCTGGGAGGGCTGGCGGACGATCTCGCCGCCGATGAAGGCGGACTACCAGCGCTTCGTCGAGCTCTCGAACGAGGGTGCTCGGGGCCTCGGCTACGACGACACGGGCGCGATGTGGCGGTCGGGCTACGACATGGCGCCCGACGACTTCGCCGCGGAGACGGATCGTCTCTGGGAGCAGGTCAAGCCGCTCTACGACGACCTGCACTGCCACGTCCGCGCCGAGCTCGCGGAGGAGTACGGTCCGGGCGTCGTGGATCCCGAGGGCCCGATCCCGGCTCACGTGCTGGGCAACATGTGGGCGCAGACATGGTCCAACGTGTTCGACCTCGCCGCGCCGGAGGCCGCCGATCCCGGATACGACCTGACGGAGATCCTCCAGGGGCGGCAGACGTCGGAGCGCGAGATGGTCGAGATCGCCGAGGGCTTCTTCACCTCGCTCGGGATGGAGGCACTCCCCGACACTTTCTGGCGGCGCTCCCAGTTCCTCCGGCCGCGGGACCGCGACGTCGTCTGTCATGCGAGCGCCTGGCAGCTCGACCTGGACGAAGACGTCCGGATCAAGATGTGCATCCAGATCAACGCCGAGGACTTCTCGACGATTCACCACGAACTGGGCCACACCTACTACCAGCTCGGCTACCGGGAACTGCCGCCCCTGTTCCGCGACAGCGCGAACGACGGGTTCCACGAGGCGCTGGGCGACACGATCTCCCTGTCCGTCACGCCGGGTTACCTCGTCGACATCGGTCTACTTGACGAGGAACCGCCGGCTGAGGCCGACCTCTCCCTGCTCATGCGGATGGCGCTGGACAAGATCGCCTTCCTGCCCTTCGGCCTGCTAGTCGACCGCTGGCGCTGGGGCGTGTTCTCCGGCGAGACGCCGCCGGAGGAGTACAACGCGGCCTGGTGGCGGTTGCGCGAGCAGTACCAGGGGGTGACCGCTCCATCGGCGCGAACGGAGGAGGACTTCGACCCCGGCGCCAAGTACCACGTGCCGGGCAACACGCCGTACACGCGCTACTTCCTGGCCCACATCCTCCAGTTCCAGTTCCACCGCGACCTATGCGCGGCGATGGGCTACGAGGGACCGCTTCACCGTTGCTCGATCTACGGCAACGAAGTGGCCGGCAGCCGGCTGCGCGACATGATGGCGATGGGACTCAGCCGCCCGTGGCCGGACGCGCTTGAGGCGATCGGCGGCAGCCGCGAGATGGACGCGACGGCCATCCTCGACTACTTCGCGCCGCTCGCCGACTGGCTCAAGGACCAGAACGAGGGTCGCACCTGCGGCTGGAGCTAG
- a CDS encoding exodeoxyribonuclease III, whose translation MLIATWNINGLGARFDFIVHWLKARQPDVVGLQELKATADNVPIEGLQDLGYDAAVCGQKAWNGVAVLSRHPIEEVQSGLPGEEEAGARLLRVKTAGLDFTTVYCPNGKDIDHLDYPRKLAWFDSLRDYFGGSVRADEPAVLCGDFNIAPTRLDTHDEDRLAGGIHHTEAERDRFQGLLDLGLFDLYRELHPDTVKFSWWDYRFGAFHRNLGLRIDFLLATRRVLERVEQVETDRDYRKKKEGLIASDHAPVMATLVS comes from the coding sequence TTGCTGATCGCCACCTGGAACATCAACGGCCTGGGCGCACGCTTCGACTTCATCGTTCACTGGCTCAAGGCGCGGCAGCCCGATGTCGTCGGCCTCCAGGAACTCAAGGCGACCGCCGACAACGTCCCGATCGAGGGACTCCAGGACCTCGGTTACGACGCCGCGGTGTGCGGCCAGAAGGCGTGGAACGGCGTCGCCGTCCTCTCGCGGCACCCGATCGAGGAAGTCCAGTCAGGGCTCCCGGGCGAAGAAGAGGCCGGCGCGCGGCTATTGCGGGTAAAGACCGCGGGCCTCGACTTCACGACCGTGTACTGCCCCAACGGCAAGGACATCGACCACCTGGACTATCCGCGGAAGCTGGCGTGGTTCGACTCGCTTCGGGACTACTTCGGCGGTTCGGTCCGCGCGGACGAGCCGGCGGTTCTCTGCGGCGACTTCAATATCGCGCCGACCCGTCTGGACACCCACGACGAGGACCGCCTGGCTGGCGGCATCCACCACACGGAAGCGGAGCGGGATCGGTTCCAGGGCCTGCTCGACCTCGGCTTGTTCGACCTCTACCGGGAACTTCATCCCGACACGGTCAAGTTCTCGTGGTGGGACTACCGCTTCGGCGCCTTCCATCGCAACCTGGGGTTGCGGATCGACTTCCTGCTGGCGACCCGGAGAGTCCTGGAGCGAGTGGAGCAGGTGGAGACCGACCGCGACTATCGCAAGAAGAAGGAGGGGCTGATCGCCTCCGACCACGCACCAGTGATGGCGACGCTCGTGTCGTAG
- a CDS encoding histidine phosphatase family protein — protein sequence MRILYVLRHAKSDWSATYGIDHDRPLNPRGIAAAKTMGRLLAERMALPDRILCSSAVRTRQTIELAVAAGNWNRTAILEPELYLASPGSAIDLLREQADDAMSVLLVGHQPTCGELVRRLTGDDPPRFVTAALACVHLDIDSWSEIEPYRGRLAWFSTPKRAGK from the coding sequence GTGCGAATCCTGTACGTTCTTCGTCACGCCAAGTCGGACTGGAGCGCAACCTACGGCATCGACCACGATCGGCCCCTGAACCCGCGCGGCATCGCGGCCGCGAAGACGATGGGCCGTCTGCTCGCCGAACGGATGGCGTTGCCCGACCGGATCCTCTGCTCGTCCGCCGTTCGTACCCGGCAGACGATCGAGTTGGCGGTGGCGGCCGGCAACTGGAACCGGACGGCCATCCTGGAGCCTGAGCTCTACCTGGCCTCGCCCGGATCGGCGATCGATCTCCTGCGCGAGCAGGCAGACGACGCGATGTCCGTCCTTCTCGTCGGCCACCAACCGACGTGCGGCGAACTCGTGCGCCGGCTGACCGGTGACGATCCGCCCCGCTTCGTCACCGCGGCCCTTGCCTGCGTCCATCTCGACATCGACTCGTGGAGCGAGATCGAGCCCTACCGCGGCAGGCTGGCCTGGTTCTCGACGCCAAAGCGGGCAGGCAAGTAG
- a CDS encoding S41 family peptidase — protein MRNGEDVRRGAAFAVCGLVLAAAAWAQDASPPSETAALNLETFDFAWEKIADTFWDFEAPGVDWDAVREELRPRARDAADAAEVRRVLQIMLSRLGQSHFGVLPGPGSMRSGSRADGAGTCTGALMRSVSGDGGSAAADAGPGFDVRFIDSMPVVSRVEAGSPADRQGLVTGLEVVRVEEQDLAALTRCLGLDALDTRVADMVRLRAVEGLLYGDAGDSVTVEFADAAGDRSTLEFERAHHPDAVEIGFGNLPPMRYLFESEAFETAAGRILAVRFNVWLMPVVDAFEAALYSEPAEGSPQVDGVLIDLRGNPGGVAGTAVGVASYLLEEQAALGRMKNRNTDLNLMVFPRRVSSNSNLKIERFTGPVAVLIDGGSASTSEIFAAGLKDHGRVRLFGEPSAAAALPSVIEEMPNGDLLMHAIADFIRPSGERIEGRPVQPESPVPLTREGLLAGRDEPREEALRWIVTELER, from the coding sequence ATGCGGAACGGCGAAGACGTGCGGCGAGGGGCGGCGTTCGCGGTCTGCGGTTTGGTTCTCGCGGCTGCCGCCTGGGCGCAGGATGCCTCGCCTCCTTCCGAGACGGCTGCTCTGAACCTGGAGACGTTCGACTTCGCCTGGGAGAAGATCGCCGACACGTTCTGGGACTTTGAAGCGCCTGGCGTGGACTGGGATGCGGTACGCGAGGAGTTGCGGCCCCGCGCGCGGGATGCGGCCGACGCAGCCGAAGTGCGCCGCGTGCTGCAGATCATGCTCTCGAGGTTGGGCCAGTCCCACTTCGGCGTGCTGCCGGGGCCCGGATCGATGAGGAGTGGATCGCGCGCGGATGGGGCGGGCACCTGCACCGGGGCGTTGATGCGGTCCGTGTCCGGCGACGGCGGCTCCGCCGCGGCGGACGCGGGACCGGGGTTCGATGTCCGGTTCATCGACTCGATGCCTGTGGTCAGCCGGGTCGAGGCTGGATCGCCGGCGGATCGTCAGGGGCTTGTCACCGGCCTGGAGGTTGTGCGGGTAGAGGAGCAGGATCTGGCCGCGCTTACCCGTTGTCTCGGACTGGATGCCCTCGATACGCGGGTTGCGGACATGGTGCGGTTGCGGGCGGTCGAAGGCCTGCTGTACGGAGACGCGGGCGATTCTGTGACGGTGGAGTTCGCGGATGCCGCGGGTGATCGGTCCACGCTCGAGTTCGAGCGGGCCCACCATCCCGACGCGGTCGAGATCGGCTTCGGCAACCTGCCGCCGATGCGCTACCTGTTCGAATCCGAAGCGTTCGAAACCGCCGCCGGCCGGATTCTGGCGGTGCGCTTCAACGTCTGGCTGATGCCCGTCGTGGACGCGTTCGAGGCGGCTCTCTACAGCGAACCCGCGGAAGGTTCGCCGCAGGTTGATGGCGTGCTGATCGATCTGCGCGGGAATCCGGGTGGCGTCGCCGGTACCGCGGTGGGCGTCGCCAGTTACCTGCTGGAGGAGCAGGCTGCGCTGGGGAGGATGAAGAATCGGAACACCGACCTGAACCTGATGGTGTTCCCGCGCCGGGTCTCCAGCAACTCGAACCTGAAGATCGAGAGGTTCACAGGTCCGGTGGCGGTGCTGATCGATGGCGGTAGCGCCAGTACCAGCGAGATCTTCGCTGCTGGGCTGAAGGACCATGGTCGAGTGCGACTGTTCGGCGAGCCGAGTGCGGCGGCGGCGCTTCCGTCGGTGATCGAGGAGATGCCGAACGGCGACCTGCTGATGCATGCGATCGCGGACTTCATCCGCCCCAGTGGTGAACGGATCGAGGGCAGGCCGGTCCAGCCCGAGTCCCCGGTTCCACTGACCCGCGAGGGGCTTCTGGCCGGGAGGGACGAGCCGCGTGAGGAGGCGCTTCGCTGGATCGTCACGGAACTCGAACGATGA
- the manA gene encoding mannose-6-phosphate isomerase, class I has protein sequence MNTGLDRPLRLVPQVRHYDWGTRDFIPRLCGREPGDLPEAELWFGAHPDAPAGVVLESDPEATRASRPHRDSIPLNRLIAEHRVEVLGSGSTGTELSFLTKILSAARPLSIQAHPSREQAVRGFAAETGTRPVTSGDRNYRDPNPKPELLYALTPFSALSGFRPAAEATQLLSALGLERLRPSIHRLESEGTAGYRPLLEQLHRHTGTDLAAATVHAARRASTTDDPNCREAMRWVVRIAAHHSDDPLVIAPLFLRLIRLDPGEALFTGAGVPHSYLEGSAVEVMANSDNVLRLGLTSKHVDAAELLDILVYEAAEAPLIEPLVDEEPWGTQFRFQPPVDDFRLDVLHLVDEGEAPLGPDGRARIVLALEGAVEVRYTSGSKNLRPGQALFLPAAATAVTATRRGTLAMTTSNN, from the coding sequence ATGAACACCGGGCTCGACCGCCCTTTGCGGCTCGTGCCTCAGGTCCGCCACTACGACTGGGGAACCCGGGACTTCATCCCGCGCCTCTGCGGGCGCGAGCCCGGCGACCTGCCCGAAGCGGAACTGTGGTTCGGCGCGCATCCTGACGCACCGGCGGGCGTCGTCCTGGAGTCGGACCCAGAGGCAACACGGGCATCCCGCCCGCATCGAGACTCGATTCCCCTCAACCGGCTGATCGCCGAGCACCGCGTCGAGGTCCTCGGTTCGGGTTCGACCGGCACCGAACTCTCCTTCCTGACCAAGATCCTCTCCGCGGCCCGGCCGCTGTCCATCCAGGCCCACCCCAGCCGCGAGCAGGCCGTTCGCGGTTTCGCCGCGGAAACCGGTACGCGTCCGGTCACCTCCGGGGACCGCAACTACCGGGATCCGAACCCCAAGCCGGAGCTGCTCTACGCCCTGACGCCGTTCTCCGCTCTGTCCGGCTTCCGCCCCGCCGCCGAAGCCACCCAGCTTCTGTCCGCCCTCGGCCTCGAACGACTCAGGCCGAGTATCCACCGGCTCGAATCGGAAGGCACCGCCGGCTACCGCCCGCTGCTCGAACAGCTCCACCGGCACACCGGGACCGATCTTGCCGCCGCCACCGTCCACGCGGCCCGCCGCGCCTCAACCACGGACGACCCGAACTGTCGTGAGGCCATGCGCTGGGTCGTCCGCATCGCCGCCCACCACTCGGACGACCCCCTGGTCATCGCGCCCCTCTTCCTGCGTCTGATTCGCCTCGACCCCGGTGAGGCCCTGTTCACCGGAGCCGGCGTCCCCCACAGCTACCTGGAAGGCTCCGCCGTCGAAGTCATGGCGAACTCCGACAACGTGCTCCGCCTCGGCCTGACCTCGAAGCATGTCGATGCCGCAGAACTCCTCGACATCCTGGTCTACGAGGCCGCTGAGGCACCCCTGATCGAGCCCCTTGTCGACGAAGAGCCCTGGGGCACGCAGTTCCGCTTCCAGCCGCCGGTCGACGATTTTCGGCTGGACGTTCTGCATCTCGTCGACGAGGGCGAAGCGCCCCTCGGTCCCGACGGCCGTGCCCGGATCGTTCTGGCGCTCGAAGGAGCGGTCGAGGTCCGGTACACCTCTGGCTCAAAGAACCTACGGCCCGGCCAAGCTCTCTTCCTGCCCGCCGCTGCCACAGCCGTCACCGCGACTCGTCGGGGAACGCTCGCCATGACGACGTCGAACAACTGA
- a CDS encoding nucleotidyltransferase family protein: MTGSVCGVVLAAGLSTRFEAQADPGKPKQLYRIDGETLVRRVCRVALASHLAELILVTGHAQRRIAAEVADLDLRVVHNPRYEDGQSGSVRRGLTAVPAAADGAMFLAVDQPGLDTAVIDRLLDAFRGHASIVVPTFRGHRGAPVTFGRLWFPRLESLRGDHGARPLLASLAEHIQEVELDSPAPLEDVDTEAEARSWTREAARP; encoded by the coding sequence ATGACCGGCTCGGTTTGCGGCGTCGTGCTCGCCGCCGGGCTCTCCACGCGGTTCGAGGCCCAGGCCGATCCGGGCAAGCCGAAGCAGCTCTACCGCATCGACGGCGAGACGCTCGTCCGGCGCGTCTGCCGAGTGGCACTCGCCTCCCACCTGGCGGAGCTCATCCTGGTTACCGGCCACGCCCAGCGGCGGATAGCTGCCGAGGTCGCCGACCTCGACCTGCGGGTCGTCCACAACCCGCGCTACGAAGACGGCCAGAGCGGGTCGGTCCGCCGGGGACTGACAGCGGTCCCGGCTGCCGCCGACGGCGCGATGTTCCTCGCCGTTGACCAGCCGGGGCTCGACACCGCCGTGATCGACCGGCTGCTCGACGCGTTCCGCGGTCACGCCTCGATCGTCGTGCCGACCTTCCGTGGCCACCGCGGCGCGCCCGTCACCTTCGGGCGCCTCTGGTTCCCCCGCCTCGAGAGCCTGCGCGGCGACCACGGCGCCCGACCGCTGCTCGCCTCCCTGGCCGAGCACATCCAGGAAGTGGAACTCGATTCACCGGCGCCGCTCGAGGATGTCGATACGGAAGCCGAAGCTCGTTCGTGGACCCGGGAGGCGGCGCGGCCATGA
- a CDS encoding XdhC family protein, whose product MGFESLRQSLLAGERVVAFTRADAQLGARLLVWPDDGRSEGTLTDPELDQAAAALTTTGPLPATGLREIAGAEVFIETFEPLPQLFIVGAVHVAIHLVHFARRLGFRTVVVDARSAFATAERFPHADELVVEWPADYLSRLPLHGNTFCVFLTHDEKLDNPALQVVLEAGVRYVGALGSRRTHGKRVTALREAGLSAELIDRIHAPIGLDLGGRKPEEIALAIAAELVAVRNGSAASGQ is encoded by the coding sequence ATGGGTTTCGAGTCCCTCCGCCAGTCCCTGCTCGCGGGCGAGCGGGTCGTCGCGTTCACTCGCGCCGATGCCCAGCTCGGTGCTCGCCTGCTCGTGTGGCCGGACGATGGGAGGTCCGAAGGCACGCTCACCGACCCCGAGCTCGACCAGGCAGCCGCCGCCCTCACCACCACCGGCCCCCTTCCCGCAACGGGTCTTCGCGAGATCGCAGGCGCTGAGGTCTTCATCGAGACCTTCGAGCCGTTGCCGCAGTTGTTCATCGTCGGCGCGGTCCACGTCGCGATCCACCTCGTCCACTTCGCGCGCCGGCTCGGGTTCCGCACGGTGGTCGTCGACGCGCGTTCCGCCTTCGCCACCGCCGAGCGCTTCCCCCACGCGGACGAACTCGTCGTCGAGTGGCCGGCCGACTACCTGTCGCGCCTGCCGCTGCACGGGAATACCTTCTGCGTCTTCCTGACCCACGACGAGAAGCTCGACAACCCGGCGCTCCAGGTCGTCCTCGAAGCCGGTGTTCGGTACGTCGGCGCTCTCGGTTCCAGGCGAACTCACGGCAAACGAGTCACGGCGCTCCGTGAAGCCGGCCTGTCGGCCGAACTGATCGATCGCATCCACGCGCCGATCGGCCTCGACCTCGGCGGCCGCAAGCCCGAGGAGATCGCCCTCGCCATCGCCGCCGAGCTGGTCGCGGTCCGAAACGGCAGCGCGGCCTCGGGCCAATGA
- a CDS encoding XdhC family protein, whose translation MLDVLPDIDRWHGAGLKVAVATVIRTVGSSPRPLGSKMAVSEAGGIAGSVSGGCIEGAVFEEAQSVLADGRPKRLRYGISDEQAWAVGLTCGGEVEVLVERIGG comes from the coding sequence GTGCTGGACGTGCTTCCCGACATCGACCGCTGGCACGGCGCCGGGCTGAAGGTTGCCGTCGCCACCGTGATCCGCACCGTCGGCTCCTCGCCGCGGCCGCTCGGTTCGAAGATGGCCGTCTCCGAAGCCGGCGGGATCGCCGGTTCGGTGAGCGGCGGCTGCATCGAAGGCGCCGTCTTCGAGGAGGCGCAGTCGGTCCTCGCGGACGGCCGGCCGAAGCGGCTCCGCTACGGCATCTCCGACGAGCAGGCGTGGGCCGTGGGGCTCACCTGCGGCGGCGAGGTCGAGGTGCTGGTCGAACGCATCGGCGGCTGA
- a CDS encoding GFA family protein encodes MSESEATADRIRGQCLCGAVEFEVDVPERTYSVCHCGLCRRWSGGPLMSVHCPEPDTEWLNNEGLTWYQGTPWAQRGFCSRCGSSLFWRLAEQPEGMLIVSVDALDDGGEFALDRHIYSDAKPDRYDFADDRPRVTEAELMKELGL; translated from the coding sequence ATGAGTGAATCCGAAGCAACCGCCGACCGAATCCGCGGCCAGTGCCTGTGCGGCGCCGTCGAATTCGAAGTCGACGTCCCCGAGCGCACCTACAGCGTCTGCCATTGCGGCCTGTGCCGCCGCTGGTCCGGCGGCCCGCTGATGTCCGTCCACTGCCCCGAGCCCGACACCGAGTGGCTGAACAACGAGGGCCTGACCTGGTACCAGGGAACGCCCTGGGCTCAGCGCGGGTTCTGCTCCAGGTGTGGATCGAGCCTGTTCTGGCGGCTGGCTGAGCAGCCCGAAGGCATGCTGATCGTCAGCGTCGACGCGCTCGACGACGGCGGCGAGTTCGCGCTCGACCGTCACATCTACAGCGACGCCAAGCCCGACCGCTATGACTTCGCCGACGACCGGCCGCGGGTCACGGAGGCGGAGCTGATGAAGGAGCTGGGGCTGTAG
- a CDS encoding DUF2911 domain-containing protein, producing MASNRFGIAASVVLLVAGAELLVGGGFATAQDRPASPAGAAATQIGGTFDPRSGYVNGGWIEVRYGRPLRRGRDIFGPPDFIAFLNDGAPVWRAGANLTTRLITELPLVIDGTRLEPGEYTMFIQLGPERWILIISKWPAQERYDYHDREALFGAYGYTPDKDMLRTDMTLQPLPMSFEQLSWQFLDVTPEGGRLAILWDRQMASVPFRIAPPMTGEVDE from the coding sequence GTGGCTTCGAACCGGTTCGGAATCGCGGCGTCCGTTGTCCTTCTGGTCGCGGGCGCCGAACTGCTTGTGGGCGGCGGGTTCGCCACCGCCCAGGACCGGCCGGCCAGCCCGGCGGGCGCTGCCGCGACCCAGATCGGCGGCACCTTCGATCCCCGCTCCGGCTACGTCAACGGCGGCTGGATCGAAGTCAGGTACGGGCGCCCGCTGCGCCGCGGTCGGGACATCTTCGGGCCGCCCGACTTCATCGCCTTCCTGAACGACGGCGCGCCGGTGTGGCGCGCGGGCGCGAACCTCACGACCCGGCTGATCACGGAGCTGCCGCTGGTCATCGACGGGACCCGCCTCGAGCCGGGCGAGTACACGATGTTCATCCAGCTCGGCCCGGAGCGGTGGATCCTGATCATCTCGAAGTGGCCGGCGCAGGAGCGATACGACTACCACGACCGGGAAGCGCTGTTCGGCGCCTACGGCTACACCCCGGACAAGGACATGCTGCGCACCGACATGACGCTCCAGCCGCTGCCCATGTCCTTCGAGCAGTTGTCCTGGCAGTTCCTCGACGTGACCCCGGAAGGCGGCCGCCTGGCGATCCTCTGGGACCGGCAGATGGCATCCGTCCCGTTCCGAATCGCCCCGCCCATGACCGGAGAAGTCGATGAGTGA
- a CDS encoding DUF6265 family protein encodes MRRTLFVLLIVGLLAVTAAAADNHGPRVEDLAWMTGTWSGPALEENWAIPKNGSMVARVRGFSPDGTTNMIELISIEEENDSLVLRLKQWDPGMKPRYDGFLVMKVVESKDRMISFENTGEGAAVLAKLSYSRPADDKFVISVETPTGQTFEIPLDAVK; translated from the coding sequence ATGCGCCGCACCCTGTTCGTTCTGCTGATCGTCGGTCTTCTGGCCGTGACTGCCGCCGCAGCCGATAACCACGGGCCCAGGGTCGAAGACCTGGCCTGGATGACCGGGACATGGAGCGGCCCGGCGCTGGAAGAGAACTGGGCCATACCCAAGAACGGCTCGATGGTGGCCCGGGTCCGCGGCTTCTCGCCCGACGGCACGACGAACATGATCGAGCTGATCTCGATCGAGGAAGAGAACGACTCCCTGGTGCTGCGCCTCAAGCAGTGGGACCCCGGCATGAAGCCGCGCTACGACGGCTTCCTGGTAATGAAGGTCGTCGAGTCGAAGGACCGGATGATCAGCTTCGAGAACACGGGCGAAGGAGCAGCAGTTCTGGCCAAGCTCAGCTACAGCCGCCCCGCCGACGACAAGTTCGTCATCTCGGTCGAGACGCCCACCGGCCAGACGTTCGAGATCCCGCTCGACGCCGTCAAGTAG
- a CDS encoding sarcosine oxidase subunit delta: MSLRIPCPNCGGRAVHEFVHGEIRRVPDHLTDPDERDLDFAFHHDNEEGVVAERWFHAHGCRRWIEIRRDTTTDRILEAEES, encoded by the coding sequence ATGAGCCTGCGCATCCCCTGCCCCAACTGTGGAGGCCGCGCCGTGCACGAGTTCGTCCACGGTGAGATCCGGCGAGTACCGGACCACCTGACCGACCCGGACGAGCGCGATCTGGACTTCGCCTTCCACCACGACAACGAGGAAGGCGTCGTCGCCGAGCGCTGGTTTCATGCCCACGGTTGCCGGCGCTGGATCGAGATCCGGCGCGACACGACGACCGACCGGATTCTCGAAGCGGAAGAATCCTGA
- a CDS encoding FAD-dependent oxidoreductase: protein MNEFVERQMKLTWRPPKKSYDVVIVGAGGHGLATAYYLTTRHGITNVAVFERGYIGAGNSGRNTTIIRANYGIPAAVRFYQRSVDLYRGLEEETDRWLMHQAKGLLWMAHSEAAVRAERMRAKLNTEFGAETEFVGPRQVQELCPQLDIEGGGRWPVLGASYHPQGATARHDRVVWALAEGAMERGAHVHQNTPVEGLILDGERVTGVKTPHGDVAAGAVVSAVGGHVSRIAAMAGLRLPIRTHRLQAFVTNHYRQQFGPIVASSELFFYASQTARGEMLLGAEIDPQPSFSYRSSHDFVQDVCRRSLSLLPFMANLRVLRQWTGVCDMSPDYSPIMGQTGVPGFFITTGWGTWGFKAIPAGGEQMAELIATGALPELIAPFGLDRFARDRTMADRGSAGTH, encoded by the coding sequence ATGAACGAGTTCGTCGAGCGCCAGATGAAGCTGACCTGGCGGCCGCCGAAGAAGAGCTACGACGTCGTGATCGTCGGCGCCGGTGGACACGGGCTGGCCACCGCCTACTACCTGACGACCCGCCACGGGATCACGAACGTCGCCGTCTTCGAGCGCGGCTACATCGGCGCCGGCAACTCGGGACGGAACACGACGATCATCCGCGCCAACTACGGCATCCCGGCCGCCGTCCGTTTCTACCAGCGGAGCGTCGACCTCTATCGGGGCCTGGAAGAGGAAACGGACCGCTGGCTCATGCATCAGGCCAAGGGGCTTCTGTGGATGGCCCACTCGGAAGCCGCCGTGCGGGCCGAGCGGATGCGGGCGAAGCTGAACACCGAGTTCGGCGCCGAAACCGAGTTCGTCGGGCCACGGCAGGTCCAGGAGCTCTGCCCGCAGCTCGACATCGAGGGCGGAGGCCGCTGGCCGGTGCTGGGCGCCTCCTACCACCCACAGGGGGCCACCGCCCGCCACGACCGCGTGGTCTGGGCGCTCGCCGAAGGCGCGATGGAGCGCGGCGCCCATGTTCACCAGAACACGCCGGTGGAAGGTCTGATCCTCGACGGCGAGCGCGTCACCGGCGTCAAGACCCCGCACGGCGATGTCGCCGCCGGCGCCGTCGTCTCGGCGGTCGGCGGCCACGTCAGCCGCATCGCGGCCATGGCGGGTCTCCGGCTGCCCATCCGCACCCACCGCCTGCAGGCCTTCGTCACGAACCACTACCGGCAGCAGTTCGGGCCGATCGTCGCCTCTTCCGAGCTCTTCTTCTACGCCTCGCAAACCGCCCGCGGCGAGATGCTGCTGGGCGCCGAGATCGACCCGCAACCCAGCTTCTCCTACCGCTCGAGCCACGACTTCGTCCAGGACGTGTGCCGGCGCTCGCTCAGCCTGCTGCCCTTCATGGCGAACCTGCGGGTGCTTCGGCAGTGGACCGGCGTCTGCGACATGAGCCCCGACTACTCGCCGATCATGGGGCAAACCGGCGTGCCCGGCTTCTTCATCACGACCGGCTGGGGCACCTGGGGCTTCAAGGCGATCCCGGCCGGCGGCGAGCAGATGGCCGAACTCATCGCGACCGGCGCCCTACCCGAGCTGATCGCGCCGTTCGGGCTCGATCGCTTCGCCCGCGACCGCACGATGGCGGACCGCGGGTCGGCGGGGACGCATTAG